CCCCGAATCGATGCTGCTCGTCGACCACCACGAGTCCGAGGTCTGCGAAGGTCGTCTTCTCGCCCAGGAGCGCGTGCGTGCCGACGACGATCAGCGCCTGACCCGATGCGACCCGCAGCGCGGCCTTGCGACGCTCGGCCGCTGGCATCTGCCCCGTCAGCAGCGTCGGCATGACGAGCGGCGCCAGCTGCGGGCCGAGCATCTTCGCGATCGAGCGCAGGTGCTGGCCCGCCAAGACCTCGGTCGGCGCGATCAGCGCCGCCTGTCCTCCGGACTCCGCCACCTGAAGCATCGCGCGCAGCGCGACCAGCGTCTTCCCCGAGCCGACCTCGCCTTGAACGAGCCGATTCATCGGCCACGCGCCGATCAGGTCCTTCGCGACCTGATCTCCGACCGTCTGCTGGTCGGGCGTGAGCTCGTAGGGCAGCGAGGCGTCGAATCGCTCGAGGAGTCCGCCCGGCTTCGCGGGGCGCGGCGTCGCCGCAAGTGCGCGCACGGCGTCGCGCTGCTGCAGGAGAGCGGTCTGCAGAGTCAGCGCCTCATGCATCCGGAGGGTGCGCACTGCGGGGTCGATGTCGTTGCGGGTCTTGGGCCGATGGATCTGATCGAGCGCCTCCCGCGCCGTCAGCAGCTCCTCGCGGGCCCGCACCTCCGCAGCCAGCGGCTCCGGCACCTCCCCGAGGTCGTCGAGCACGCGCGTGATGAACTTCGCGATCTGCCAGGTCTGCAGGGTCGACGTCGCCGGGTAGATCGGGATGAGCACGGCAGCGCGAGCATCCGCCCGCCGACGGGCCGCGTCCTCGTCATCGAACAGCTCGTACTCCGGATGCGCGAACTGCGTCATCCCGTTGAACTCGCCGACCTTGCCGGAGAAGACCCCCCGCCGACCGACCGCAAGGTCCTCGGAGCGCCACTTCGCCGCTCCGAGGTTCTTCGCGAAGAAGGTGAGCGACATCTTGCCGATGCCGTCGCCGATCACGACGTCCACCATCGCGCCGCGACGATTGCGCATCGCCCTGGCGCTGGAGGAGAGCACCTCGGCGACGATCGTCACGGTCTCGCCGAGGGGAAGTTCGCGGATGGGGGTGAGCTCGCCCGGATCGGCGTACCGGCGCGGGTAGTGCGAGACCAGATCGCCGACGCTCTTCATGCCGAACGCGCGATCGAGAGACTTCGCGGGGGTGGCGCCCAGCGCCTCCTCGAGCGGCGAATCCAGCGTGAGCGACATGCTCCGAGTCTAGAAGGCGGCGCCGACACGGCGAGCTGCGGCGCTGTCGTATCGTGAACGTGTGACGAGGATCATCGCAGGACAGGCGCGCGGCGCACGACTGGACGTGCCATCAGCCGGAACCCGGCCCACCAGCGACCGCGTGCGGGAGTCCCTCTTCGGAGCGCTCGAGTCCGCCGACGCGATCGTCGGCGGACGCGTGCT
This genomic interval from Microbacterium hydrocarbonoxydans contains the following:
- a CDS encoding ATP-dependent DNA helicase RecG, whose product is MSLTLDSPLEEALGATPAKSLDRAFGMKSVGDLVSHYPRRYADPGELTPIRELPLGETVTIVAEVLSSSARAMRNRRGAMVDVVIGDGIGKMSLTFFAKNLGAAKWRSEDLAVGRRGVFSGKVGEFNGMTQFAHPEYELFDDEDAARRRADARAAVLIPIYPATSTLQTWQIAKFITRVLDDLGEVPEPLAAEVRAREELLTAREALDQIHRPKTRNDIDPAVRTLRMHEALTLQTALLQQRDAVRALAATPRPAKPGGLLERFDASLPYELTPDQQTVGDQVAKDLIGAWPMNRLVQGEVGSGKTLVALRAMLQVAESGGQAALIAPTEVLAGQHLRSIAKMLGPQLAPLVMPTLLTGQMPAAERRKAALRVASGQALIVVGTHALLGEKTTFADLGLVVVDEQHRFGVEQREALRAKGSSPHALVLTATPIPRTVAMTVFGDLDTSVIRTMPRGRAGIESFVAPLAEHPGWFNRVWERAAEEIAQGRQVFAVCAAIDTTKKTAEAGEATLLQPEGASGPRWGVVQLDEALATHPKLGGLRRAVLHGKMPSDEKDAVMQAFSRGEIDLLLATTVIEVGVDVPNASTMIVLDADRFGVSQLHQLRGRVGRGGVPGLCLLVTEAEAGSVARERVEAVAATLDGFALAEVDLELRGEGDVLGAAQAGVRSSLKLLRVVKDSGLIVRARELAESILAADPDLESNPGLRAAIERRVSDDDRAALAKN